A part of Ursus arctos isolate Adak ecotype North America chromosome X, UrsArc2.0, whole genome shotgun sequence genomic DNA contains:
- the HSFX1 gene encoding heat shock transcription factor, X-linked has product MKGHCQPRSTVRSPEGRMASEEESGPPPFPPEALAPASAAGSQHSAPPADPPLSLAQPVSARDPGCRLLLLEENGFQALTQEPLFKRPRTTRDAPSPGEGDLLHLPFPKKLWKLVNSSQFASIWWDNDGTCIGINEKLFQEEVLEREGPNKVFETDCMKSFVRQLNLYGFSKLQQDIHTFTCLTNSLPGGAPLCVPSKLRFYRSPFFKRDCPHLLLRMKRRVGVKSALRQMESKPEALGVAPAAPTASLRPEGVLSSAGDQLEPVSSRQPDVPAAWVRSQSAPPVILGAAARPTVTDAHAAVGRPADGQPQGVQAPVPLAADVAGPAAFPWVCLTLPSVHMHPYGPVLGLAAGPPVFLHVPATPLPVAGLLPLCHPWVPGVPPGPATSLTVIPHPPNPFHCCPGCRSFPTYLPPTDGPPEYPGWAHHSS; this is encoded by the exons ATGAAGGGGCACTGCCAGCCGCGCAGCACTGTCCggtccccagaaggcaggatggctAGCGAGGAGGAGAGCGGGCCGCCGCCCTTCCCTCCAGAAGCCCTGGCTCCGGCCTCCGCCGCTGGCTCCCAGCACAGCGCTCCTCCGGCAGACCCTCCCCTCAGCCTGGCCCAGCCCGTGTCGGCCAGGGACCCCGGCtgcaggctgctgctgctggaggagaATGGTTTCCAGGCCCTGACCCAAGAGCCTTTGTTCAAAAGGCCCCGCACCACCCGGGACGCCCCATCCCCGGGAGAAGGCGATCTGCTCCACCTGCCCTTTCCCAAGAAGCTGTGGAAGCTCGTCAACAGCAGCCAGTTTGCATCCATTTGGTGGGACAACGATGGCACGTGTATAGGCATCAATGAGAAGCTGTTTCAGGAGGAGGTTTTGGAGAGGGAGGGCCCCAACAAAGTGTTTGAGACAGACTGTATGAAGAGTTTTGTCCGGCAGCTCAACCTCTATGGGTTCAGCAAACTGCAGCAGGACATTCACACATTCACGTGCCTCACCAACTCGCTCCCCGGAGGGGCGCCCCTCTGTGTCCCAAGCAAG TTACGGTTCTACAGGAGCCCCTTCTTTAAGAGAGACTGCCCTCACCTGCTCCTGAGGATGAAGAGGAGAGTCGGCGTTAAATCCGCATTGAGGCAGATGGAGAGCAAGCCTGAAGCCCTGGGCGTTGCCCCGGCGGCACCTACAGCCAGCCTGCGACCGGAGGGAGTCCTGTCCTCTGCTGGGGACCAGCTGGAGCCAGTGAGCAGCCGACAGCCGGACGTCCCCGCCGCCTGGGTCAGGAGCCAGTCAGCCCCTCCGGTCATTCTCGGGGCGGCGGCCAGGCCCACCGTGACAGATGCCCACGCCGCAGTAGGCCGGCCGGCAGACGGCCAGCCCCAGGGTGTCCAGGCGCCCGTCCCCCTCGCGGCGGACGTGGCCGGGCCTGCAGCCTTCCCCTGGGTCTGTCTCACCTTGCCCTCTGTGCACATGCATCCTTACGGGCCGGTGCTGGGCCTTGCCGCCGGGCCCCCCGTGTTCCTCCACGTGCCCGCCACACCGCTCCCCGTGGCCGGGCTGCTGCCTCTGTGCCACCCCTGGGTGCCTGGCGTGCCTCCTGGACCTGCCACCTCCCTGACTGTGATTCCCCATCCCCCAAACCCCTTCCACTGCTGTCCGGGCTGCCGCTCTTTCCCCACGTACCTGCCACCTACCGATGGGCCCCCAGAATACCCCGGCTGGGCACACCACAGCAGCTAG
- the LOC125281771 gene encoding melanoma-associated antigen 4-like, which yields MSLGRRSELWQLEEDPVPAQSLVEAQLSGAGEEGATAWGQPHHGSSSPDEEGSSGWEEPEEAQPLLQDTLQGKAADLVAFLVLKYLTQQRTSQAEMLEVVGNDYQDAFPVIFGQASECMRLVFGVDVKEVDPSDHSYVLVTVLGLTCGGLPSGEQGMPKTGLLVVLLGVIVLEGDCAPEEKVWEVLGVMGVYASREHVIYGEPRELLTNVWVQEGYVEYRQVPGSDPARYEFLWGPRAYTETSKFQVLEYLLRVSRGQQPSSLALCEESVSDEEEGA from the exons ATGTCCCTGGGTCGGAGGAGTGAGCTCTGGCAGCTGGAGGAAGACCCAGTCCCGGCCCAGAGCCTGGTGGAGGCACAGCTgtccggggctggggaggaggggg CCACTGCATGGGGCCAGCCCCACCATGGCTCCAGCAGCCCAGATGAGGAGGGGTCGAGCGGCTGGGAGGAGCCCGAGgaagcccagcccctgctccaggaCACACTCCAGGGGAAGGCTGCTGACCTGGTGGCGTTCCTGGTGCTCAAGTATCTCACCCAGCAGCGCACCAGCCAGGCAGAGATGCTGGAGGTGGTCGGCAACGACTACCAGGACGCCTTCCCCGTGATCTTCGGCCAAGCGTCCGAGTGCATGCGGCTGGTCTTTGGCGTGGATGTGAAGGAGGTGGACCCCAGCGACCACTCCTACGTCCTGGTCACCGTCCTGGGCCTCACCTGCGGTGGGTTGCCGAGTGGTGAGCAGGGCATGCCCAAGACCGGCCTCCTGGTGGTGCTCTTGGGGGTGATTGTCCTGGAGGGCGACTGTGCCCCGGAGGAGAAGGTGTGGGAAGTGCTGGGGGTCATGGGGGTGTACGCCAGCAGGGAGCACGTCATCTACGGGGAGCCCAGGGAGCTCCTCACCAATGTCTGGGTGCAGGAAGGGTACGTGGAGTACCGGCAGGTGCCCGGCAGCGACCCTGCCCGCTACGAGTTCCTGTGGGGTCCCAGGGCCTATACTGAAACCAGCAAGTTCCAAGTGCTGGAGTATTTGCTGCGGGTCAGTCGCGGGCAGCAGCCATCGTCCCTGGCCCTGTGTGAAGAGTCTGTGAGTGATGAGGAAGAGGGGGCCTGA